The sequence CGAGCCGGTGGGCTGCACGGGGACGATCCTGCTGAAACTGCACCGCGAGGCGGGCCTGCCGGTTGAGGCGCTGGACGCCCGGTTGATGCTCAGCGCGATCCTGAGTGACACGCTGCACTTCCGCAGCCCGACCACCACCCAGGAGGACCGCGACGCAGTGGCGTTCCTGGCGCCCGCGGCGGGCATCGAGGACGTCGAGGCGTACGCGCTGGCGATGTTCGCTGCGAAGAGCGACCTGGGGGACACCCCGGCGGACACGCTGCTGCGCATGGACTACAAGGTGTTCCCGTTCGGGGACGTGGTCGCGCCGCACAGCTGGGGCATCGGCGTGATCGAGACCACCAATCCCGGCTACGTGTTCGGGCGTCAGGCGGAACTGCTCGCCGCGATGGATCAGGCCAAGGCGCAGGACGGCTTGAGCGGCGTGCTGCTGAGCGTCGTGGACATCCTGAACGAGACGAACCGCACGCTGGTCCTGAGCGCTACCGAGGAGAAGGTGCTGCGCGAGGCCTTCGGCGCCGACGTGGACGGTCGGGTGGCAGACCTGGGCGGCCGGATCAGCCGCAAGAAGCAGATCGTGCCGACCCTGGAAGGGTACTTCGCGCCGCTGAGCTGAACCCCGCCGACCTGATGGCCCGCTTCCCGCACAGGGGGCGGGCCTCTGGCGTTCCGTCGTCCTATGCTGGGCGGATGACTGATTCTGGTGACCTCTCTGGTGACTTGGCGTGGGTGTTCGCGCGGCAGCGCTTCGGGATGCACCCCGGCCTGGGGCGGGTGGAGGCCCTGCTGTCGCGGCTGGGTGACCCGCAGCGGGCGTTCCGGACGGTGCTGGTGGGCGGCACGAACGGCAAGGGGTCCACGGCGGCGTCCCTGGCGGCCATGCTGCGCGCCGGGGGTGTGCGTACGGGCCTGTTCACCAGCCCGCACCTGACGCGCTTCACCGAGCGGTTTGTGGTGGACGGCACGGAACTCCCGGAGGCGGAGGTCACGGCGGCCCTCGCGGAGCTGCGGCCGCACGCGGAGGAGGTGGGCGCGTCGTTCTTCGAGGTGATCACGGCGCTGGGCGCCGAGCTGTTCCGCGGGGCGGGCGTGGAGGTCGCCGTGATGGAGGTCGGGCTGGGCGGTCGGCTGGACGCCACGAACGCCCTCGATCCGGTCCTGAGCGTCCTGACGAACGTGGGCCTGGATCACACCGAGGTGCTGGGCGATACCCGCGAGGCGATCGCGCGGGAGAAGGCGGGCATCCTGCGCGCGGGGCGTCCGGCGGTGACGGGCGTGGCGGCGGACCTCCGGCTCATCCTGCGTGCCGAGGGCGCGGACCTGTGGGCGCTGGGCGAGGAGGCGCACCTGAGCGTGCAGGGGCGCGGCTGGGACGGCTCGGACGTCACGGTGGGCAGCCCGGCGGGCACGGTCACGCTGCGTACGCCGCTGCTGGGCGCGCACGGCGCGGCGAACGCGGGACTGGCGGCGCTGGCCGCCCTGCGCCTGGGCCTGAGTCCCGAGGCGGTGCAGGCGGGCGCGCAGGCGACGCAGTGGCCGGGTCGTTTGGAGGTCATCCCCTGGCGGGGCACGCGAGTGCTGCTGGACGGCGCGCACAACCCGGACGGCGCGCAGGCGGTCGCGGCGGCCCTGCAGAGCCTGGGCGTGGACCGCCTGCCGCTGGTGTTCGGCGCGGCGGGCGACAAGGACCTCGCGGGGGTCGCGGCGGCCCTGCGGCCCCTGGCGTCCGAGGTGATCCTCACGCGGGCCGCGCTGAGTCCCCGCGCAGCGGACCCGGCTGGTCTGGCCCACCTCTTCCCGGAGGTGCCGCTGACCGTTACGGACAGCCCCCAGGCGGCGCTGGCGGCCCTGGGGGACCGGCGTGCTCCGCAGGCGCTGGTGTGCGGCAGCCTGTACCTGCTGGGTGAGGTCCGCCCCCTGCTGCTGGGTCAGGCGGCCGAGGACCGCGAGCGCTGGCAGTGACCCCCTGCGTGCCTCCGCCAGATGGCGGATCGGCCCGCTCGGAGCGCTACCCTGAGAGGTGATGACCACCTTCGATGAACTGAGCCGCCGCCTGGGTCAGGTGAGCGATCTGGGCGCCGCCGCGAGCCTGCTGTCCTGGGAGCAGGAGACCTTCATGCCGCCCGAGGCGGCCCGCGTGCGCGGCCTGCAACTCGCGACCCTGGCGGGCCTCTCGCACGAGCTGTTCACCGCTCCCGAGACCGGCGCTCTGCTGGACTGCGCGCAGCCCGACGGCGACACGCAGGCGGCGATCGTGCGGGTCGCGCGGCGCGACTACGCGAAGGCCACGCGCCTCCCCACATCGTTCGTGGAGGACCGTACCCGCGCGCAGAACGAGGCGCACCACGCCTGGATTCACGCCCGCCAGCACAGCGACTTCGCCGGTTTTGCGCCGTACCTGGAACGCATGATGGACCTCGCGCGCCGTCAGGCCGACCTGATGGGCTTCGACGAGCACCCCTACGACGCCCTGATCGACGACTACGAGCCCGGCATGCGCGCCGCGCAGGTCAGGGCGGTATTCGCGGACCTGCGGGACCGCACGCTGCCGCTGCTGGAGCGGATCCGCGCCGCCGGGGACGCCGCCGACTACCGCGTCCTGACCCGCCCGTTCCCCGCCGAGGCGCAGAAGGCCTTCGCGTGGCGCGTGGCGGGCGAGGCGTTCGGCCTGAATGGCGACTTCGCCCGGCAGGACGAGAGTGCGCACCCGTTCCAGTCGAACTTCAGCCGCAGCGACATCCGCATCACGACCCGCGTCGAGGAGTACTGGCCTGCGTGCCTGTTCGGCACGTGGCACGAGGCCGGGCACGCCATGTACGAGCGCGGCGTGCACGAACGGTGGGAGCGCACCCCGGTGTCTGCCGGGGCGAGCCTGGGCGTGCACGAGAGCCAGTCGCGGATGTTCGAGAACCTGCTGGGCCGCAGCCTGCCGTTCTGGCAGCGCTACTTCCCGCAGCTGCAGGAGGCCGCGCCGCAGGTCACGGCGGGCCTGGACGCGGCGGCGCTGTACCGCGCGGTGAACCGAGTGAACCCCAGCCTGATCCGCGTGGAGGCGGACGAGGTCACGTACAACTTCCACATCATGCTGCGCTTCGAGCTGGAACTCGCGCTGCTGGAGGGCTCTCTGAGTGTCCGCGACCTGCCCGAGGCGTGGAACGCGAAGATGCAGGCGTACCTGGGCCTCACGCCGCCGGACGACGCGTCGGGCGTGCTGCAGGACATCCACTGGTCGGCGGGATTGATCGGGTACTTCCCGACGTACACGCTGGGGAACCTCCTGAGCGTGCAGCTGCTGGAGGCCGCCCGCCAGGACGCCGGGGTCGCGGCGGGCATCGACCGCGCCGAGTACGGCCCACTGCGCGCGTGGCTGGTCGAGCAGGTGCACCAGCACGGCCGCAGCCTGACGCCCGCCGAGCTGACCGTGCAGGCCACCGGCCGGCCCCTGAATGCCGACCCGTACGTGGCGTACCTGACGCGCAAGTACGGCGAGATCTACAACCTGAACTGAAGGGAAAAGAGGGCGCCCCGACCAGTCAACGGTCGGGGCGCCCTCTGCGGTGCTGGCGCTGCAGTGCTGGCTTACACGGCCTGGCGGCGCTGGGCGTTCGTGACGAGGTACGCGCGGGCGGAGTTCAGCCACGTCTGCGCGAGGTCGCTGTGGGGGTGCTGGCGTTCACGCAGCGCCTGGACGCTGAGGTTCAGCTGGCGTTCGACGCGGCGGACGGCGCCCAGGCCGCCCTCGTTCTCGACCTCAATCAGGGTGTTCAGGAGGGTGGTGGGGTGGGCGTAGCCGACGCGGATGCTTTCAGCGATGGTGTCCAGGGCGCGCATGGGGGGACTCCTTCCCGCCCACGGTGGGCGGCGAGGCGAGCAGGGTGAAATTCTGCTGTGGGCGAATCCTTCTTGTGATTACGATCTTAGCAGAGGGGATCGTGAAGGGCAAGAAGGGTTAATCCTTATTCTGTCTTGACCGTAGCGGGGGGTGGTGTTACACTCCAACCAAGGCTCCCGTATTCTGCCCACAGGCAAACCCTGGGGCAGCCGGACGGAACCCCAGGCGGCACGCGCCCCCCAGCCCCCAGCGGGCCGGTCCAGGCGTGAGGCCACGCCGCAGCCGAGGAGGTGAAACATGAAACTGCACGAAAGACTCCGCGAACTGCGCAGCGAACGCGGGCTGCGGCTCAAGGACGTCGCCGAGACCGCCGGGATCAGCGTCCCGTACCTCAGCGACCTCGAGCGCGGCCGCACCAACCCCAGCCTGGAAACCCTCCAGACCCTGGCCGGCGCGTACGCCATCACCGTTCACGACCTGCTCGAAGGGGTCGAGTTCTACGGTGCGTCCACCGAGGGCGCGCTGCCCAAGGGCCTCGCCGACCTGGTCGCCGATCCCACCCTGGGCCCGCAGATCACGCCTGACTGGGTCCGTACCCTGTCCCGCATCGAACTGCGCGGCAAACGTCCCCGCGACAAGGGCGACTGGTACGAGATCTACCTGCACCTCAAACGCATCCTGAACTGACGTTCAGTGCCAATAAACCCCCACCTGCACGGGTGGGGGCTTCTTGTGGTCCAGTCAGCTTGTGATCCGGTCAGGCCGCCTGCGGTTCCAGTGGAACTTCAGTCGGGCTGACCGTGCGGCTCAGCAGCAGCGTGCCCGCGCCCCAGGTGCCGCCTACCACCGCCAGCGCGAACGCCAGTGGCGGCAGACTCAGGCTGGCGGCCACGGCGCTCAGGCCCACCATGGCCCCCACCGCGTCCGGGACGGGCAGTCCCGCCCGATACGCCAGCGCGCGGCCCGCGTCGTACGCGCTGACGCTCAGGCCGACCGCGATCAGCAGCACCGCCAGCGCCGCCGCCAGCAGCGCCGGGCCCAGCAGGCCCGCCAGCGCCAGTCCACCCGCTGGGCCCAGCAGCGCCGCCAGGGACAGCACGCCCAGCGCCAGCGTCCGAACCGGCGCGTGCCGCTGCCGCCGCGCGAGCATCGGCGCCAGACCCGACACGAACAGCAGCAGCAGCGCCCCACCCGTCAGACCCACGAACACCTGCGGCCACGCCGCGCCGCCCAGCCAGCCCAGCACGGGGCGGAACGCGGCGGCCGTCACGGCTCCCAGCCCGCTCGGCGCCGGAATCTCGCGGGCGGCACTGTCACCGGGCGCCTGCCCCAGCAGCGCCGTGACGGACCCGCCCACCTGCGCGCCGGTCTCGCGGCGGATGTCGCCCAGCAGGGTCACGACCTGACCCTCCACGCGCGCGTCGGGGGCGAGCAGGACGTTCCCGCCCGCCGCGAGCACGTTGCCCTGCACGGTCCCGCGCACCACCACGTCCCGCCCGAAACTGACGGTGCCGTGCGTGACCACCCCGTACAGCGCCGGGAGGGTCAGCGCCGCGCTGAGCGCGAAGGCCAGCCCCCCGAAGCGCTGCGTGGCCGGCGCGGGCCGCCACGTCACGGCGGCGCTCGTCAACAGCAGCAGCAGCAGGCCCACCCCGGCCAGTGGCGACACCTGCGCCAGCAGCGTCTGCAGCACCAGCGCGCCCGCCGCAAGGTTCGGCCACGCGGTCGACACGGCCAGCGCCGTCAGCGCCACCAGCAGGGACACCACCATGATCAGCGGCGCCGGGTTGCGGGGACGGTTCCCGATCAGCGCCGCCGCCGCGGCCGGTGCCGGTGAGAGCACCTCCGCCGGGGTGAGCCGCACCTGCTGCGCCACGGCCGCCGCCACGCTGCCCGGCATCGCGGGAACCGGCGCCCCCAGCGTGCGGTCCAGGCGCAGGTCCTGCACGACGCTGGCCGCCACTGAACGTGGCAGCGGCGGAGCGGCCAGATGAGCCCCCAGCGAGACCTCCCGCACGGTTGCGGCCGCCACGCTCCGGGGCAGGGGTGGCCGGTCCTGCTGGAGATCACGGTGGAGGCGCACGTCCTGAACGACGGACGCGGCCACACTGCGCGGCAGGGCCGGCAGAGCACCCAGTCGGGCGGTCAGGGCCACCTCCGTGGCGACGTGGGCGGCCACCGTATGGGGCAGGGGAGGGGTGGCCAGCCGGACGGAAAGCCTGATGTCGCTCGCCACGTCGGCCGCCACGCTGCGTGGCGGGACCGGCGTGGTCCGCAGCAGGGCCGACACGCGGGCCAGTCGCTGCCGCTGCGCCTGTACCGCGGCCTGTGGGAAGCCCTGCAGCCGCTCGGCTTCGGCGGGGGTCAGGTCACCGTCCGCCTCGCGGTGCAGCAGCTCCAGCCACGCCCGTCCATCCCCCGATTGAAGAGTCTCCACGCCCATACGGTCCTTCTACGTTCAACCTTCGCCAGAAGTTCCCGCGCCCCCGGACCGGGCCACGTAATCGCCGCTCTTCCCGCCGGACTTCCCGAGCAGGCGCACCCCGGTCACCTCAATGGCCTTGCTGGCCGCCTTGAGCATGTCGTACACGTTCAGCGCCGCGACCGTCACCGCCGTCAGGGCCTCCATCTCAACCCCCGTCGGGGCAGTCGTGCGGACCCGCGCCCACACGTACACGCCCGCGTCCTCCAGCGTCACGCGCACCTCCGCGCCCGACACCGGAATCGGGTGACACAGCGTGATCAGGTCCGACGTGCGCTTGCAGCCCGACAGACCGGCCAGCCGGGCCACGGTCAGCGGATCACCCTTCGGGTTGGTCCCTGCCTCCAGGGCCGAGCGCGCCTCCGGCGGCAGGCGCACCCAGGCTTCCGCCGTCGCCTCACGTGCCGTGGCGACCTTCCCGGAGACGTCCACCATGCGCGGCAGCCCGTCCCGGAAATGCGTCAACTCCGCCACGTCAGTCCCCTGGGCCACCTCAGTCCGCTGTGTCACCTCAGTCCTCTGGGAGCTTTAGGTCCGCCAGCGACGCGAACGGATTCTGCTTGGCATGCAACGAGCCCGACGGGGTGCCCAGCTCATCGTCGATCTCCTCGACCGGCACCTGCGCCATGTGCTCGCACGGCCCCTCGTTCAGATCGTGCCCGCACACCTGACACAGCCCCTTGCAGGCCTCGTCGTGCAGCACACTCAGCGGCGCGTTCAGCAGCGTCGTCTCCGCCAGGTACGCACTCAGGTCCAGGTCCGGATCGCCGAACACCAGCACCTCCTCACCCGACTCCGCCTCCTCCAGGTACGGCTGTTCCGCCGACGGCTCGTAGCGCATCAGGGTGCCCAGCTGCACCTCCATGGGCACTTCCACGTCCCGCAGGCAGCGGGCGCACTCCATGATCAGGACCGGCTCGAACGACCCCTGCAGGTACATCTCAGAACCGCCCAGCGTGTTGACTTCCACCTCGAACGGCGCGGGCGCAGCGAAACGCAGCGTGTGCGTCTCGCCGCCCTGCTCGTACTGGAGGTGATCAAGGTGCCCTTCTGCCTGCGCGTCGTCCAGCGTGGACCGCATCAGCGCACCCAGGTGAATCCGAGGTGAATCCGTCATGCCCCCATCATAGAGCCGCGCCGCTGACAGAACCCTGCCCCGCACCTCAAAACGACCGCATTCGAGGAGCGCCTGCCAGATCAGGCGAGTTCGACGAGGCTGGCGTCACTGATCGTCAGCTTGTGCGTGCGCGGCACCGTTCGCCCACCCCGCACCTGCGCCCGCACCCCGATCAGGCAATCCTGCAACCGCTTGCTGACATTCTCGATACACGCCCCCTCATCGATCACGCTGTGCTCGACCTCCGCTCCCCGCACCACCGAGTTCGCCCCGATACTCGTGAACGGCCCGATGTACGCGTCCTCAATGAGCACGCCCTCACCCAGCATCACCGGCCCCACGATTTTGCTCCGGATCACCCGGGTAGACGCCGGCACCACCACACGACCCGTCAAACGGGACTCACTGACCTCCCCCTGAATGTCGCCCTCCAGCCGCTCCAGCAGCAGGCGATTGGCGTCCAGCAGATCCGCGGGTCGCCCCGTATCCTTCCACCACCCCTGGACGGCCTGCCCCTGCACGGTCAACCCCGCATCAATCAACCGCTGAATGCCGTCCGTGATCTCATACTCCCCCCGCGCCGACGGCGGCATGCCCTCCAGCATGCGGAAGATCTCCGGCGTGAAACAGTACAGCCCCGCCACCGCGAGATTACTGGGGGGATCTTTGGGCTTCTCGACCAGCCGCGTGATCCGCGTACCGTCTAGCTGCGCCACCCCGAACGCTGTGGGATCAGCTACCTCCACCAGAGCAATCAGAGCTGCCGGACGATCCTGCTGAAACGCCTGCACGAAAGGCGCCGCCCCATGCTCGAAGAGATTGTCGCCGAGGTAGACGCAGAAGTCGTCCTGGGCGACCCAGTTGCGGGCGGTGAGGACAGCGTGCCCGAGGCCGAGCTGCTCGTGCTGGTTGATGAGGGTGATTCGCACGCCAGAGAGGTGCTCGACGGCGTGCTGGATTTCGGCGCGGGTGATGTCGGAGACGACGACGCCGATGTCAGTGATGCCCGCGTGCACGAGGGTGTGGATGGCGTGGGCGATGATGGGCTGACCAGCAACGCGTAGGACCGGTTTGGGACGAGTATAGGTCAGTGGCCGTAGGCGTGTGCCCAGACCTGCAGCTGGAATGATTGCTTTCACAGCTCTACTTTATGTCTATCGTGCCTCTCATCTATCTGACCTGACCTTAGGGCACGGGTGGCCCACTGCCAAACGCCAGTAAGAATATGCGGACACTGTTATCATCAGCCGATGCAGCGGCTCAGGGTCATTCAGCAGACAGGTCAGATTTCACGCTATCAGGGTGAAGTCAAATTCTTAGGAGCAAGATGAGCGCAGATGTGATGTTCATCTGGAATGTCCAGGCCATCCTCAGGGCCTTCGAGCAGTATCAGCCCGCGCTGCATGCCCAGCTGTCGGAGGCGATGTTCCTCCACACGCCCCTGCAGCCGCGCATACCGCACGTCTTTCCTCAGCTTCCCAAGATCAGCATCAACTACGCCATTATGGAAAAAGCTAACAACGTAGTGGTTATTTCGGCGGAGTTCGGCTGGGACGACCTGGGTGACTGGAATGCCATGGAACGCCTGCTCAAAGGTGAAGGCGACAACGTCTCCGTCGGTCGGCACGTCGGCATCGATACCGGCGGGGCGATCCTGCACACTAGGAGCGGCGATGACCTGATCGCCACAATCGGCTTGGAAGACGTGGTGGGCATGCGTGCCGGCGACGTCACACTCTTCGTCTGGAAGGATCGCACGCAGGACATCAAGCAGGTCGTCCAACAACTGAAATCCCACCCTGAACTGGAGCGCTTCGCATGACTGACTACCCACAGATGGAGTCGCGCCGCGCGGCTCAGGAACCGCCGGAACCACGGGAACAGGAGATCGAACTCGGTACCCTCTGGAACGGAGTGCGGCGTCGCTTGCCCGTCATCCTGCTGGCAACTGGGATCATCGGTGCTGGTGTTTACGCTCTGTCGCGGGGGCAACCGGACGTATTTGAAGCGACTGCCAGCCTGGTGACAACCGGCAACAGCAGCAATCCCGGCGGGATCCGAGACAGTGTGGTGACAGCCGCTCCCCTACCAGCAGGCGCCCTACAGGAAGCACTAAACGGTCCAGTTGTGCTGGGGCGCATTATTGTTGGCCTGCGCAGCACGGAACGTATCCCTCAGGGCCTCCGCACAGCACTTGCTGAGGATCTGCAACGTGAACTGCAACTGCGGGAGGTCAGCACCCTGCAACTACAGAACCAGTTGGACTTCAATGGTAATGGGATCTATTCGGTCACCGCGCGCGCCGGCAGTCCAGCCGCCGCAAAATTCCTTGCAGATTTGAGTGCTCAGGCTCTGTTGGACTGGGATCGTGGGCGCGCGCTGAGTGGTATCCAGCGAGCGGAACGCAGCCTTAGAGCTCAGTTGGCTGAAGTGGAACGCCAGTTGACCCAGGGTAACCAGAGCGATCTGGAGCGCCAGACGCTGATCTCATCACGTGCCAGCCTTCAGCGCGCCTTGGCACAGGCAGGGATTCAGGCGGAAGGAGCTACTGGCTCGCTTGAACTGGTTTCTCCCGCTGTTGAACCGCTAAAACGTGTGGCGCCGAAACCTACTCGTAATGCGATTTTGGCGGGATTGTTGACCTTGCTTCTGGGCACAGGTCTTGCTGCTCTACGTACAGTGACAGATCGTACGGCCCGCTCTGAAGATGATCTGCTCAGCTTTGGTCTGCCAACACTGGGAAGCGTGCCCAAGCTACGCCGCCGGGATGTGGTCTTCAGTGGTATTGTCCGCGCGGCCCGTCAGGCAGGGCTGTATGAGGCGCTGGGTTTCCTGCGTGTGAATTTGCTGACCCGCCTGGGTACTCCTATGGGTCAGCGCATTATGATCTCCTCTACTGCACCTGGTGAGGGTAAAAGCAGCCTCACTGCCACGCTAGCTGACACTCTAGCCAACAGCGGTCTGCGCGTTCTGATCATTGATGCTGATATGCGCCGCGGTACACAGCAGGACGTCTGGGATAAGTACGAATCGAGCCATAACTGGTTCCAGCTCAGCGGTGAAGGTGGTGCCCGCACACTTCAGGATGCTTTACTTGCTCCGGAGAATGTGCAAGTGATCGAAGCTGAACGAGGCGTTCATGTTCTTCCTGCAGGGCCTGGACTACAGGACAGCATGGGCTTGCTCAACCGCGCTCCTCTGAATGAGATTCTGACCAGCTGGAGCAGAAGCTATGATTTAGTGCTGATCGATAGCCCTCCCATGCTCGCTCTGGCGGATGGTCTAATTCTGGGAAGATATGTGGATCAGGTACTGATCGTTGTCGAGGAAGGTAAGACCAGCCTGAACGCCGTGAAACAGACTTTGCGCCGAGCGCGAAATGCCAGTGTACCCGTGCTGGGGTTTATCCTGAACAAGGTATCCGCCAGCTCTCAGGAAGCTCAGGGCTATGGCTACGGTTACAGTTATGCGCCGCGAAAAAGGGAGGCTTGAAGGATGGGAGTACTGAATCCACCCGGCCTGCAGAGTCGGACGTTGGCTCTACTTTCAGCTGGCAGTAGCTTCCCCCAGGGTGCGGTCCTACTGCTGGGAGATCTATTGAGCCTGCTTGGCATTTACATGCTTTCACGGGTATTTCTGCCGCTGGTGGGCCTCTCTGTTGAGAGTCCTCACTCGACAATAGTCTGGGGAGTCGTGTGGCTGTGTTGGCGTGCCTATCAAGGACTCTATCCTGGTTATGGACGATCTCCGCAGACAGAACTGCGTCTACATGTTACGGGCACAGTACAGGTAGTGGCTGTTCAACTGGCTGCCGGGCTAGCATTGCAGCGTTTTTCTCCAAATGTGACAGGTACATTACTCATTTGGGCATTGTTATTGCTGCTCAGTCTGTTTGTACGGTATGGTCTTCGTTCATTGTTAATCAGTGCCGGCCGTTATGGTCGACCTGTTAGCGTGATCGGAGCTGGACAGACAGCTGCAATGGCTATTCAGCATCTACGTGCTCATCCAGCCTATGGTCTGAACCCGGTTGCAGCGTACGACGATAATCGAGAGCTTCATGGCACGACCCTACAAGGCGTTCCTATTTTGGGTACTATTGAGCAGGCCATTATCGATCCCCATACAGAGCAGGCACTTGTATCTATCCCTGGCGCCCGAGCTGAAACGCAGCAGCGCATTGTGAATGCCACGTACGCTGCATTCCGGCATACTTGGGTCATCCCGGATCTGTTTGGTATTCCCAATCAGGCTTTACAGCCTCATAATATTGGCAGTGTGGCCAGTCTGGAAGTTCGCAATAATCTTCGCAGTGTTCAGGCAAGAACACTGAAACGCACCATTGACTTGCTCGGGTCAGTGCTTGGTGGCTTCTTACTTCTCCCTATTTTACTATTGATTGCTTTAGCGATTAAGCTTGACAGTCCTGGCCCAGCCGTGTATCGAGCCCGTCGTCTGGGTCGTAACGGTGAGCCTTTCGACTGTTTTAAATTCCGTAGTATGCATCGTGATGCGGAAACCAAGCTCAAAAGTGTGCTAGATAGTGATCCTACATTAAAGGCCGAGTTTGAGGCTACACATAAGCTGAAGAATGATCCACGGGTTACCCGCGTA comes from Deinococcus sedimenti and encodes:
- a CDS encoding manganese-dependent inorganic pyrophosphatase encodes the protein MIAVFGHLNPDTDAITAALVYARLLTRQGVEATAYRLGDLNFETAFVLQEAGVGAPALLPELPAGAPVALVDHNESAQSTPNLAELNVTRVVDHHKLGDLTTSQPPYLRFEPVGCTGTILLKLHREAGLPVEALDARLMLSAILSDTLHFRSPTTTQEDRDAVAFLAPAAGIEDVEAYALAMFAAKSDLGDTPADTLLRMDYKVFPFGDVVAPHSWGIGVIETTNPGYVFGRQAELLAAMDQAKAQDGLSGVLLSVVDILNETNRTLVLSATEEKVLREAFGADVDGRVADLGGRISRKKQIVPTLEGYFAPLS
- a CDS encoding carboxypeptidase M32, with product MTTFDELSRRLGQVSDLGAAASLLSWEQETFMPPEAARVRGLQLATLAGLSHELFTAPETGALLDCAQPDGDTQAAIVRVARRDYAKATRLPTSFVEDRTRAQNEAHHAWIHARQHSDFAGFAPYLERMMDLARRQADLMGFDEHPYDALIDDYEPGMRAAQVRAVFADLRDRTLPLLERIRAAGDAADYRVLTRPFPAEAQKAFAWRVAGEAFGLNGDFARQDESAHPFQSNFSRSDIRITTRVEEYWPACLFGTWHEAGHAMYERGVHERWERTPVSAGASLGVHESQSRMFENLLGRSLPFWQRYFPQLQEAAPQVTAGLDAAALYRAVNRVNPSLIRVEADEVTYNFHIMLRFELELALLEGSLSVRDLPEAWNAKMQAYLGLTPPDDASGVLQDIHWSAGLIGYFPTYTLGNLLSVQLLEAARQDAGVAAGIDRAEYGPLRAWLVEQVHQHGRSLTPAELTVQATGRPLNADPYVAYLTRKYGEIYNLN
- a CDS encoding glucose-1-phosphate thymidylyltransferase; this encodes MKAIIPAAGLGTRLRPLTYTRPKPVLRVAGQPIIAHAIHTLVHAGITDIGVVVSDITRAEIQHAVEHLSGVRITLINQHEQLGLGHAVLTARNWVAQDDFCVYLGDNLFEHGAAPFVQAFQQDRPAALIALVEVADPTAFGVAQLDGTRITRLVEKPKDPPSNLAVAGLYCFTPEIFRMLEGMPPSARGEYEITDGIQRLIDAGLTVQGQAVQGWWKDTGRPADLLDANRLLLERLEGDIQGEVSESRLTGRVVVPASTRVIRSKIVGPVMLGEGVLIEDAYIGPFTSIGANSVVRGAEVEHSVIDEGACIENVSKRLQDCLIGVRAQVRGGRTVPRTHKLTISDASLVELA
- a CDS encoding polysaccharide biosynthesis tyrosine autokinase; translation: MTDYPQMESRRAAQEPPEPREQEIELGTLWNGVRRRLPVILLATGIIGAGVYALSRGQPDVFEATASLVTTGNSSNPGGIRDSVVTAAPLPAGALQEALNGPVVLGRIIVGLRSTERIPQGLRTALAEDLQRELQLREVSTLQLQNQLDFNGNGIYSVTARAGSPAAAKFLADLSAQALLDWDRGRALSGIQRAERSLRAQLAEVERQLTQGNQSDLERQTLISSRASLQRALAQAGIQAEGATGSLELVSPAVEPLKRVAPKPTRNAILAGLLTLLLGTGLAALRTVTDRTARSEDDLLSFGLPTLGSVPKLRRRDVVFSGIVRAARQAGLYEALGFLRVNLLTRLGTPMGQRIMISSTAPGEGKSSLTATLADTLANSGLRVLIIDADMRRGTQQDVWDKYESSHNWFQLSGEGGARTLQDALLAPENVQVIEAERGVHVLPAGPGLQDSMGLLNRAPLNEILTSWSRSYDLVLIDSPPMLALADGLILGRYVDQVLIVVEEGKTSLNAVKQTLRRARNASVPVLGFILNKVSASSQEAQGYGYGYSYAPRKREA
- a CDS encoding helix-turn-helix domain-containing protein, whose product is MKLHERLRELRSERGLRLKDVAETAGISVPYLSDLERGRTNPSLETLQTLAGAYAITVHDLLEGVEFYGASTEGALPKGLADLVADPTLGPQITPDWVRTLSRIELRGKRPRDKGDWYEIYLHLKRILN
- a CDS encoding bifunctional folylpolyglutamate synthase/dihydrofolate synthase; this encodes MTDSGDLSGDLAWVFARQRFGMHPGLGRVEALLSRLGDPQRAFRTVLVGGTNGKGSTAASLAAMLRAGGVRTGLFTSPHLTRFTERFVVDGTELPEAEVTAALAELRPHAEEVGASFFEVITALGAELFRGAGVEVAVMEVGLGGRLDATNALDPVLSVLTNVGLDHTEVLGDTREAIAREKAGILRAGRPAVTGVAADLRLILRAEGADLWALGEEAHLSVQGRGWDGSDVTVGSPAGTVTLRTPLLGAHGAANAGLAALAALRLGLSPEAVQAGAQATQWPGRLEVIPWRGTRVLLDGAHNPDGAQAVAAALQSLGVDRLPLVFGAAGDKDLAGVAAALRPLASEVILTRAALSPRAADPAGLAHLFPEVPLTVTDSPQAALAALGDRRAPQALVCGSLYLLGEVRPLLLGQAAEDRERWQ
- a CDS encoding polymer-forming cytoskeletal protein translates to MGVETLQSGDGRAWLELLHREADGDLTPAEAERLQGFPQAAVQAQRQRLARVSALLRTTPVPPRSVAADVASDIRLSVRLATPPLPHTVAAHVATEVALTARLGALPALPRSVAASVVQDVRLHRDLQQDRPPLPRSVAAATVREVSLGAHLAAPPLPRSVAASVVQDLRLDRTLGAPVPAMPGSVAAAVAQQVRLTPAEVLSPAPAAAAALIGNRPRNPAPLIMVVSLLVALTALAVSTAWPNLAAGALVLQTLLAQVSPLAGVGLLLLLLTSAAVTWRPAPATQRFGGLAFALSAALTLPALYGVVTHGTVSFGRDVVVRGTVQGNVLAAGGNVLLAPDARVEGQVVTLLGDIRRETGAQVGGSVTALLGQAPGDSAAREIPAPSGLGAVTAAAFRPVLGWLGGAAWPQVFVGLTGGALLLLFVSGLAPMLARRQRHAPVRTLALGVLSLAALLGPAGGLALAGLLGPALLAAALAVLLIAVGLSVSAYDAGRALAYRAGLPVPDAVGAMVGLSAVAASLSLPPLAFALAVVGGTWGAGTLLLSRTVSPTEVPLEPQAA
- the moaC gene encoding cyclic pyranopterin monophosphate synthase MoaC, with protein sequence MAELTHFRDGLPRMVDVSGKVATAREATAEAWVRLPPEARSALEAGTNPKGDPLTVARLAGLSGCKRTSDLITLCHPIPVSGAEVRVTLEDAGVYVWARVRTTAPTGVEMEALTAVTVAALNVYDMLKAASKAIEVTGVRLLGKSGGKSGDYVARSGGAGTSGEG
- a CDS encoding YceD family protein is translated as MTDSPRIHLGALMRSTLDDAQAEGHLDHLQYEQGGETHTLRFAAPAPFEVEVNTLGGSEMYLQGSFEPVLIMECARCLRDVEVPMEVQLGTLMRYEPSAEQPYLEEAESGEEVLVFGDPDLDLSAYLAETTLLNAPLSVLHDEACKGLCQVCGHDLNEGPCEHMAQVPVEEIDDELGTPSGSLHAKQNPFASLADLKLPED